The sequence ACAAAAAAAAGGCCAAAAACGAAGATGATCATCTTTAGGCTGGCTGAGAGGTAGTCCTCGACATATTTGGCATTGATCCGGCCATCCGGCAGATGCTTGAAGGTAATCTCTTGTTTCGCGGGGAAAGGGCCTTTGAGTGCCTCCATCTGGATGCCTTGGGAAGCTACGGCGAAGGTCATTGAAAGATTTGAGGACGTGATCGTAGGATAATTTGTCGAGGAAGTGTCAATGACCAGCTCATAGGGTTCACTCCCGCCAGTAGCTGCCTCGATTTTACCCTTATAGATAAAAGGGGTTGTGGATTCCGAAGAGAGGACTCCCGCTTTTATGGTCAGAGGTGGGAGGGTTTTTTCGACCCAAGCACCACTTTCCTCTGCGATTTGTTTGGCAAACGGAATCATGCTGAGGGCATTGGCCACGATGATGATGATAATAAAGCGGAAGAGTAACCAAAAGATTTGACCGAATGAATGGTCGATGACTTTCGCATAAAAGCTCATTGTACTGAGACTTTGGAGAATAGAGATGAATAAGGGCATGGATAAAACTTTAGTCTTTAAGTCCGAGTTCTGCACGGGTTTGTTTCAGCAATTTGCGTATGGAGGGTTTGGCCTTTTCTTTGTCACGCTGGATCATGCGGTCGATAAAAAGGATCCCATTCAAGTGGTCCACCTCGTGCTGGATCGCACGGGCCAAAAGGCCAGCAGCCCTAAAATGCAGGATGGATCCGTCGAGTTTGGAGGCTTTGACCTCGGCAACTGGCGCGCGCAGGATATTACCACCGATTTCTGGGAAACTCAGACATCCTTCCGTCCCGCTTTCGAGTTCACCAGAGGGTTTGATGACGGGATTAATCAGGATCAGGGGCATATAATCCTCAGGATCCACTTCGACACCGGAGAACCACATTTTAGAAGGCCGATCCGCCCCTGAAATATCCACCACGGCCATTTGCAAAGCTTGATTTACCTGTTGGGCTGCCAAACCGACCCCCGCAGCATGATACATGGTATCGAGCATGTCGTCAGCGAACTCGTGGATTTCGGGGGTGATTTTAGTGATTTTTTTACCCTTCTGCCACAAGACAGGATGCCCGTACCTGACGATCTCAAGAATCATTACTTAACCTCTTGAATGTCCGGTTTACGGGTAAGAGCCTTGATATTATCGATCTTCTCGAGTTTGGCAGCATCCATCACCTTGATAATCGTGCCGAAGGTTGCTTTTTCATCACTGCGGATTTCAAGAGTCAGATTTGGCTGTTTTTCTTTGGCATCTTTAAAAGTCTGGTCAAGGTTCGAAAAAGTCACAGGCGTAGCGGCAATCCACATTTTATCATCCTTATCGATAGTCAGGATGAGAGGTTCATTTTCTAGATTGCTACCATCCTGTGATTGTTTTGCCTCGGGGAGCTTGAGCTGGACCTCGGGTAAAGCCTTTTTAAAGGTCGTTGTCACCATGAAGAAAATCAAGAGAATAGCCAAGATGTCCATGAGAGACACAAGGATAATCTGGGGGGTACGTTTTCTTTTAACGACAAATTGCATAAGACAAAAAAACTAGCTCCTATAAACTTTGGATAAAAGATCTGTACAGACACTTTCCATCAAGACCCCGGCACTTTCGATCTTCCGGGAGAAATAACTCCAGGCGATCAGCGCGGGAATGGCGATGCCTATCCCCGCGACGGTATTATTTAAGGCTTCCGCAATACCATGGGCGATGATCTGGGTTTGCAAATCACTGGAGGCTGTCCCAAGGCCTTGGAAAATCCGCATCAATCCGGACACTGTCCCGAGCAAACCAAGCAGGGGTCCGATCCCGATACAGA comes from Verrucomicrobiota bacterium and encodes:
- a CDS encoding biopolymer transporter ExbD, producing the protein MQFVVKRKRTPQIILVSLMDILAILLIFFMVTTTFKKALPEVQLKLPEAKQSQDGSNLENEPLILTIDKDDKMWIAATPVTFSNLDQTFKDAKEKQPNLTLEIRSDEKATFGTIIKVMDAAKLEKIDNIKALTRKPDIQEVK
- the def gene encoding peptide deformylase yields the protein MILEIVRYGHPVLWQKGKKITKITPEIHEFADDMLDTMYHAAGVGLAAQQVNQALQMAVVDISGADRPSKMWFSGVEVDPEDYMPLILINPVIKPSGELESGTEGCLSFPEIGGNILRAPVAEVKASKLDGSILHFRAAGLLARAIQHEVDHLNGILFIDRMIQRDKEKAKPSIRKLLKQTRAELGLKD
- a CDS encoding DUF1189 family protein, which codes for MPLFISILQSLSTMSFYAKVIDHSFGQIFWLLFRFIIIIIVANALSMIPFAKQIAEESGAWVEKTLPPLTIKAGVLSSESTTPFIYKGKIEAATGGSEPYELVIDTSSTNYPTITSSNLSMTFAVASQGIQMEALKGPFPAKQEITFKHLPDGRINAKYVEDYLSASLKMIIFVFGLFFVGFMILFYGFFINLFFIGSTFALEKLTGSFLTISQISKISCCATIPALLICSIYFWVRFFLIDIQLIFLLVYGIYFLLGSTAARRRRLAEIVRNNACDDDEM